One Bacteroidota bacterium genomic window carries:
- a CDS encoding bifunctional 3,4-dihydroxy-2-butanone-4-phosphate synthase/GTP cyclohydrolase II: protein MQDNIDIVNRLNTIEEAIQDIRNGKLVIVVDDEDRENEGDFVAAAEHVSPEMVNFMATYGRGLICCAIPEDRCNELELDLMVRTNTSSHATPFTVSVDLLGPDCSTGISARDRAKTINALVDPHTKPQDLGRPGHIFPLKARTRGVLRRAGHTEAAVDLARLAGLKPGGALVEIMNEDGTMARMPELIAIANRFDLKIVTIKSLIEYQLRRDSIIIKGEQAKLPTEFGNFDIIPFIQKSNGREHVALVKGRWNKGDSVLVRVHSSCMTGDIFGSYRCDCGPQLHEAMRLIDAEKRGVIVYLMQEGRGIGIFHKIHAYKLQEEGQDTVEANISLGFESDERDYGVGACILHELGLGKIRLITNNPVKRAGLEGYGLEIVENIPLIIEPNEHNRRYLETKEVKMGHSYKLSKQNKK, encoded by the coding sequence ATGCAAGATAACATCGATATTGTAAACCGATTAAACACCATCGAAGAGGCTATTCAGGATATTCGAAACGGTAAACTGGTAATTGTTGTAGACGACGAGGATCGCGAAAACGAAGGCGATTTTGTAGCTGCTGCTGAACATGTAAGCCCAGAAATGGTGAACTTTATGGCCACCTATGGACGCGGACTCATCTGCTGTGCCATTCCGGAAGACCGCTGCAATGAACTTGAACTTGACCTTATGGTGCGCACCAATACTTCTTCGCATGCAACACCCTTTACTGTTTCAGTGGATTTGTTAGGTCCTGATTGCAGTACCGGAATTTCAGCAAGAGACAGGGCTAAAACTATCAATGCCCTTGTCGATCCGCATACAAAACCTCAGGACCTGGGACGGCCTGGCCACATTTTTCCGCTCAAAGCCCGCACAAGAGGTGTTTTAAGAAGAGCAGGCCATACCGAAGCTGCTGTGGACCTGGCAAGACTTGCAGGATTAAAGCCCGGTGGTGCCCTGGTAGAAATAATGAACGAAGATGGCACAATGGCCCGTATGCCTGAACTCATTGCCATCGCCAACCGCTTCGACCTTAAAATTGTAACCATTAAAAGTCTGATCGAATATCAGCTCCGCCGGGACAGTATTATTATTAAAGGAGAGCAGGCAAAACTACCTACCGAATTTGGCAATTTTGACATCATACCCTTTATTCAAAAATCGAATGGCCGCGAGCATGTGGCACTGGTCAAAGGTCGCTGGAACAAAGGTGATTCAGTGCTCGTAAGAGTGCATTCTTCCTGCATGACTGGCGACATCTTTGGTTCGTATCGCTGCGACTGCGGTCCACAACTACACGAAGCTATGCGTTTGATCGATGCCGAAAAACGCGGCGTAATTGTTTACCTGATGCAGGAAGGAAGAGGCATAGGTATTTTTCATAAAATCCATGCCTATAAACTTCAGGAAGAAGGACAGGATACTGTTGAAGCAAATATAAGTCTGGGGTTCGAAAGCGACGAGCGCGATTATGGCGTAGGAGCATGCATTTTACACGAATTGGGACTAGGCAAAATAAGGCTGATTACCAACAACCCTGTAAAACGGGCCGGACTTGAAGGATATGGACTTGAAATTGTAGAAAACATACCCCTGATTATTGAGCCTAACGAACATAACAGGCGCTACCTCGAAACGAAAGAGGTAAAAATGGGGCATTCGTACAAGCTTAGCAAGCAAAACAAAAAATAG
- a CDS encoding glucosaminidase domain-containing protein: protein MRKLKIMLAGVMWVAMLQAQKGTKITRQEYIDTYKELAMDEMRRSGIPASITLAQGLLESGNGNSSLAVKGNNHFGIKCHNWTGATIRHNDDARNECFRKYKSAELSYRDHSDFLTSTKRYSELFELAPDDYKGWAKGLKKTGYATSPTYDKALITIIEENKLYELDTQVLSSPGKKGTKDSLAEGELREVHYNNRVKYVVARSGDTWYSLTQELKLFDWQLPKYNECSINDSISAGQRVYLQPKRNRTYGNTKSHVVKEGETVYTISQEYAIKEQKLRERNSLPKGTEPSPGTLLLLNKKSTVNSQPKVEARPEISKEEVEPEKKVQLFQTQDSTEFKIIYDLDSE from the coding sequence ATGAGGAAATTAAAAATTATGCTGGCCGGAGTTATGTGGGTGGCCATGCTGCAGGCGCAGAAAGGGACGAAAATTACCCGTCAGGAATACATCGATACCTATAAAGAGTTGGCCATGGACGAAATGCGTCGCTCTGGTATACCTGCAAGTATTACGCTGGCGCAAGGATTGCTCGAATCGGGCAATGGCAATAGTTCTCTGGCGGTAAAAGGAAATAATCATTTCGGAATTAAATGCCATAATTGGACAGGGGCCACAATTCGACACAACGACGATGCCCGCAATGAGTGCTTTCGCAAATATAAATCGGCAGAGCTATCTTATCGTGACCATTCGGATTTTTTAACCTCTACAAAACGATACTCCGAACTCTTTGAGCTAGCCCCCGACGACTACAAAGGCTGGGCAAAAGGATTAAAAAAGACAGGTTACGCCACAAGCCCTACTTACGACAAAGCACTTATTACAATTATCGAAGAGAATAAGCTATACGAGCTAGACACCCAGGTGCTTTCTTCCCCAGGCAAAAAAGGCACAAAGGATTCTTTAGCCGAAGGTGAACTTCGCGAAGTGCATTACAACAATCGTGTCAAATACGTCGTTGCCCGTTCTGGCGACACATGGTACTCACTCACTCAGGAGCTTAAACTGTTCGACTGGCAATTGCCAAAGTATAATGAATGCAGCATAAATGATTCAATTTCTGCTGGTCAGCGCGTCTATCTTCAACCTAAGCGCAATCGTACTTATGGCAATACTAAAAGTCATGTGGTAAAGGAAGGTGAAACAGTATATACCATCTCGCAGGAATATGCCATAAAAGAGCAAAAGCTTCGCGAAAGAAATAGCTTACCCAAAGGTACTGAACCTTCACCGGGCACACTTTTGCTGCTCAACAAGAAATCTACTGTGAATTCGCAACCGAAAGTGGAAGCAAGACCTGAAATCTCTAAAGAGGAAGTTGAACCGGAGAAAAAGGTTCAGCTTTTTCAGACGCAGGATTCTACCGAATTTAAGATTATATATGATTTAGACAGCGAGTGA
- a CDS encoding glycosyltransferase, translating into MKILQVCNKVPFPPKDGGCIAIYNMALGLSQAGHEVDILAIETHKHPNTLTSSELANRLSMRSIFVDTTISVPKAFRNLLLSKIPYNAERFIDSRFRAELINMLQAKKYDIVQIEGLYMMAYLEDIRANSQAKISLRSHNIENEIWYRLVENEQSFFKRHYFKILAKRVEKYERKAINKYDYLIPITYRDAVEYQKYGNKKNYRVIQTGIPENHIADGLKIRKNRKLYFLGSLEWLPNQEGVHWFVKNVWPMLSYQSSDIEFHVAGRNAPEWFPKTIDKPGIFFHGEVESATDFANEYDIMIVPLLSGGGMRVKIVEAMALGKIVVTTPIGAEGLDIIPNYHAIVAESPEDFATGVQIVLENTDFFIKLGENSIRFIRNNYTNKALAEDLVKFYLTNL; encoded by the coding sequence ATGAAAATACTACAGGTTTGCAACAAAGTACCCTTCCCACCCAAAGATGGCGGTTGCATAGCCATTTACAATATGGCTTTGGGACTTTCGCAGGCCGGTCATGAGGTGGATATTCTCGCCATCGAAACCCATAAACATCCCAACACACTTACTTCGTCTGAATTGGCAAACAGGCTGAGCATGCGAAGCATATTTGTCGATACAACCATCTCAGTACCCAAGGCTTTTCGCAATCTCTTACTTTCAAAAATACCTTACAATGCCGAACGCTTCATCGACAGCAGATTTCGTGCAGAGCTCATAAATATGCTTCAGGCGAAAAAGTACGACATTGTTCAAATCGAAGGTCTTTACATGATGGCTTATCTTGAAGATATCCGTGCAAATTCGCAAGCTAAAATAAGCCTTCGCTCACATAACATCGAAAACGAAATATGGTATCGTTTGGTTGAAAATGAACAATCGTTTTTTAAAAGGCATTATTTTAAAATTCTGGCGAAAAGGGTCGAAAAATACGAACGAAAGGCCATTAATAAATACGATTACCTGATACCCATCACATACCGCGACGCGGTAGAATACCAGAAATACGGGAACAAGAAAAACTACAGGGTAATTCAAACCGGCATTCCGGAAAATCACATTGCCGATGGGCTTAAAATTCGAAAAAACCGAAAACTCTATTTTCTGGGCTCCCTGGAATGGTTGCCAAATCAGGAAGGGGTACATTGGTTTGTGAAAAATGTATGGCCTATGCTGAGTTATCAAAGCTCTGACATCGAATTTCATGTAGCAGGCCGAAATGCTCCAGAGTGGTTTCCTAAAACCATCGACAAGCCGGGTATCTTTTTTCATGGCGAGGTAGAAAGCGCCACTGATTTTGCGAATGAGTATGACATTATGATTGTGCCTCTTTTGTCGGGAGGTGGTATGCGGGTAAAAATTGTAGAAGCCATGGCATTAGGCAAAATTGTGGTTACCACACCCATTGGGGCCGAAGGTCTTGATATCATTCCAAACTACCATGCCATCGTGGCAGAATCGCCTGAGGATTTTGCCACAGGAGTGCAGATTGTGCTGGAGAACACCGACTTCTTTATCAAACTGGGCGAAAATTCTATTCGGTTTATACGAAACAATTATACCAACAAGGCACTGGCCGAAGACCTGGTAAAATTTTATCTTACTAACCTCTGA
- the panB gene encoding 3-methyl-2-oxobutanoate hydroxymethyltransferase produces MSIHSQVKRITTHVLYEMKLRGEKISMLTAYDYSMARIVDQAGVDIILVGDSASNVMAGNETTLPITLNEMIYHAAGVVRAVKRALVVVDLPFGTYQGNSKEALNSAIRIMKETGAHAVKLEGGKEIIESVERILSAGIPVMGHLGLTPQAIHKFGTFVVRAREEQEALKLKEDSKLLDQAGVFGIVLEKIPAQLAAEVTKSIKTPVIGIGAGSGVDGQVLVLHDMLGITQEFSPRFLRRYHNLHQEILGAVENYIRDVKNQEFPNEREQY; encoded by the coding sequence ATGTCGATACACAGCCAGGTAAAAAGGATCACTACCCACGTACTTTATGAGATGAAGTTGCGGGGTGAAAAAATTTCCATGCTCACAGCTTATGATTATTCCATGGCCCGTATTGTCGACCAGGCCGGCGTGGATATCATACTGGTAGGTGATTCGGCTTCCAATGTCATGGCAGGCAACGAAACTACCCTTCCTATTACCCTCAACGAAATGATTTATCATGCGGCAGGTGTAGTAAGGGCGGTTAAGCGTGCACTTGTGGTTGTAGACTTACCCTTTGGTACATACCAGGGAAATTCCAAAGAAGCTCTGAATTCTGCCATACGGATCATGAAAGAAACCGGTGCTCACGCTGTTAAATTAGAGGGAGGAAAAGAAATAATTGAATCGGTGGAGCGAATTCTTTCGGCAGGTATCCCGGTAATGGGCCATCTGGGACTTACACCTCAGGCCATTCATAAATTTGGAACTTTTGTGGTGCGTGCCCGCGAAGAGCAAGAGGCCCTTAAATTGAAAGAAGATTCTAAATTACTCGATCAGGCTGGCGTGTTTGGTATTGTGCTGGAAAAGATTCCAGCCCAATTAGCCGCCGAAGTGACAAAGTCGATTAAAACTCCTGTAATAGGCATAGGTGCCGGATCGGGAGTTGATGGACAGGTGTTGGTTTTGCACGACATGCTTGGAATTACCCAGGAGTTTTCTCCGAGGTTTCTGCGCAGATACCATAACCTTCACCAGGAGATTCTAGGAGCAGTAGAGAATTACATCCGCGATGTAAAGAATCAGGAGTTTCCTAACGAGCGCGAGCAATACTAA
- a CDS encoding methionyl-tRNA formyltransferase, with amino-acid sequence MAIRVVFMGTPEFSVASLNAIVKNGITLAGVVTAPDKPAGRGKKIQSPAVKEYALQHGIAPILQPTNLKSDEFLSQLKNLNADLFVVVAFRMLPEIVWTMPPMGTINLHASLLPDYRGAAPINWVLINGEKITGATTFFIRHEIDTGHIIDSCEVEISESDNAGSLHDKLMLSGAELLVKTIRAIESGTAKAIPQQSLSEGLNLHSAPKIFKENCQINWNQPAEKVNNFIRGLSPYPAAWTRFTSTEEETLDVKIFDAIADYNQAIGAPGSIDYSIPGRIRICCSQGSIVVHSLQVAGKNKMDAASFLLGFHKKEKYSLAV; translated from the coding sequence ATGGCAATACGTGTGGTTTTTATGGGCACCCCTGAATTTTCTGTGGCCTCGCTCAATGCCATTGTAAAAAACGGAATCACCCTGGCTGGAGTTGTAACCGCACCTGACAAACCTGCCGGTAGAGGAAAAAAGATCCAGAGCCCCGCGGTTAAGGAATATGCACTTCAGCATGGTATAGCTCCCATTCTTCAGCCCACCAACCTCAAATCGGATGAGTTTCTAAGTCAACTAAAAAATCTTAATGCCGATTTATTTGTAGTGGTGGCATTTCGCATGCTTCCCGAAATTGTGTGGACCATGCCACCTATGGGCACCATCAATCTGCATGCCTCGCTTTTACCCGATTATAGGGGCGCTGCACCCATCAACTGGGTACTTATCAATGGGGAAAAAATTACCGGTGCCACTACCTTTTTTATTCGGCACGAAATCGATACCGGTCATATCATCGATAGCTGCGAGGTGGAAATTTCAGAATCGGACAATGCAGGCAGCCTGCACGATAAATTAATGCTTTCTGGCGCTGAACTCCTGGTGAAAACCATTCGTGCTATCGAATCTGGAACGGCAAAGGCTATTCCGCAACAAAGCCTCTCTGAAGGTTTGAACTTACACAGTGCTCCAAAAATATTTAAAGAAAATTGCCAGATCAACTGGAACCAGCCCGCCGAAAAGGTAAATAATTTCATCCGTGGGTTAAGCCCCTACCCTGCTGCATGGACAAGATTTACAAGTACAGAAGAAGAAACTCTTGACGTGAAGATATTTGATGCCATTGCAGATTACAATCAAGCCATTGGCGCTCCGGGCAGCATTGATTATTCGATACCTGGCCGGATTCGCATTTGTTGCAGCCAGGGAAGCATTGTGGTGCATAGCCTTCAGGTGGCAGGAAAAAACAAAATGGATGCTGCTTCTTTTCTCTTAGGGTTCCACAAAAAAGAAAAGTACTCACTCGCTGTCTAA
- the dnaK gene encoding molecular chaperone DnaK gives MGKIIGIDLGTTNSCVSVMEGNEPVVIPNSEGKRTTPSIVAFIENGERKVGDPAKRQAITNPTKTIYSIKRFMGESFTNCTKEVQRVPYIVEKGDNNTPRVKINDRLYTPQEISAMVLQKMKKTAEDYLGQEVTEAVITVPAYFNDSQRQATKEAGEIAGLTVKRIINEPTAASLAYGLDKKHHDMKIAVFDLGGGTFDISILELGDGVFEVKSTNGDTHLGGDDFDQVVIDWLADEFKKDEGIDLRKDAMALQRLKEAAEKAKIELSSSSSTEINLPYIMPVDGIPKHLVRTLTRANFEQLADKLIQATIEPCKKAIKDAGLSVSDIDEVILVGGSTRIPAIQEIVEKFFGKKPSKGVNPDEVVAIGAAIQGGVLTGEVKDVLLLDVTPLSLGIETMGGVMTKLIESNTTIPTKKAETFTTAANNQPSVEIHVLQGERSMAADNKTIGRFHLDGIPPAPRGIPQIEVAFDIDANGILHVSAKDKGTGKEQSIRIEASSGLSDDEINRMRQEAKANEETDKKARERIDKINAADSLIFQTEKQLTEFGDKIPADKKSSIEKGLEQLKEAHKKQDVDAIDKATAELNTVWQAASQDIYNASQQTQNAQAGDNPQTQQAEGQKGKDQEVTDVDFEEVK, from the coding sequence ATGGGTAAAATAATTGGAATCGATTTAGGAACAACCAACAGTTGTGTATCTGTAATGGAAGGTAACGAACCTGTGGTGATTCCCAACAGCGAGGGAAAACGCACAACCCCCTCGATAGTGGCTTTTATTGAGAATGGTGAAAGAAAAGTGGGCGACCCTGCAAAACGTCAGGCTATTACAAATCCTACAAAAACCATCTATTCTATCAAACGCTTTATGGGTGAATCCTTTACCAATTGTACAAAAGAAGTGCAAAGGGTACCCTACATTGTAGAAAAAGGCGACAACAACACCCCTCGCGTAAAAATAAACGACCGACTTTACACACCGCAGGAAATATCGGCAATGGTTCTGCAAAAGATGAAAAAAACTGCCGAAGACTATTTGGGTCAGGAAGTAACGGAAGCTGTAATTACTGTTCCTGCTTATTTTAACGACTCACAGCGTCAGGCAACCAAGGAAGCCGGAGAAATTGCCGGGCTTACTGTAAAACGTATTATCAACGAGCCTACAGCTGCCTCGCTTGCTTATGGACTTGACAAGAAACACCACGACATGAAAATTGCCGTGTTCGATTTGGGTGGAGGAACTTTTGATATTTCCATTCTCGAATTGGGCGATGGTGTATTTGAAGTAAAATCGACAAACGGAGACACCCACCTTGGTGGCGACGATTTCGATCAGGTAGTTATCGACTGGCTGGCCGATGAGTTTAAAAAAGACGAAGGCATCGATCTTCGCAAAGATGCCATGGCTTTGCAGCGCTTAAAAGAAGCTGCGGAAAAAGCCAAAATCGAGCTTTCCAGCTCATCTTCTACAGAAATTAACCTACCCTATATTATGCCTGTTGATGGCATACCTAAACACCTTGTGCGTACACTAACCCGCGCAAATTTCGAACAATTGGCTGACAAATTGATCCAAGCCACCATTGAGCCTTGCAAAAAGGCCATTAAAGATGCCGGTTTATCGGTTTCCGATATAGACGAAGTAATTCTTGTGGGTGGTTCAACACGCATTCCTGCCATACAGGAAATCGTAGAGAAGTTCTTTGGTAAAAAACCTTCAAAGGGGGTGAATCCCGACGAGGTTGTCGCCATTGGTGCAGCCATTCAGGGTGGTGTGCTCACTGGAGAAGTAAAGGATGTATTGCTGCTTGATGTAACTCCTCTTTCTTTGGGAATCGAGACCATGGGGGGTGTAATGACCAAGCTCATTGAATCCAACACTACCATACCTACGAAAAAGGCTGAGACTTTTACTACTGCAGCCAACAATCAACCCTCTGTGGAGATTCATGTGTTGCAAGGAGAACGCTCCATGGCTGCCGACAATAAAACCATCGGACGTTTTCACCTCGATGGTATTCCACCGGCACCGCGCGGAATTCCTCAGATCGAAGTAGCTTTCGATATTGATGCCAATGGAATTCTCCATGTGTCAGCAAAGGATAAAGGTACTGGCAAAGAGCAGAGCATTCGCATCGAAGCTTCATCTGGCTTGTCGGATGACGAAATAAACCGTATGCGCCAGGAAGCCAAAGCAAACGAAGAAACTGACAAAAAAGCACGCGAACGCATTGATAAAATCAATGCCGCCGACAGCCTTATTTTCCAAACGGAAAAACAACTCACTGAATTTGGCGATAAGATACCGGCAGATAAAAAGTCGTCCATAGAAAAAGGCCTCGAACAATTGAAAGAGGCCCACAAAAAACAGGATGTTGATGCCATTGACAAAGCCACAGCCGAATTAAATACAGTTTGGCAAGCTGCCTCGCAGGACATTTACAATGCAAGTCAGCAAACGCAGAATGCACAGGCTGGTGACAATCCGCAAACCCAGCAGGCGGAAGGTCAAAAAGGAAAAGACCAGGAAGTGACCGATGTGGACTTCGAAGAAGTAAAATAA
- a CDS encoding glycosyltransferase family 2 protein: MLEILFWLLAGILFYTYAGYTLVLLCLRLFKKNRPPRLPSDDNFPEVSMVVAAYNEAAIAQQKINNCRQLNYPKEKLQIIWVTDGSDDGTEKIIAANPDMISLHSGERKGKTAAINRAMKFVKTPVTVFSDANTFLTADSVKWLAAALSDKNVGCAAGEKRIVSHQKDTATGSGEGFYWNYESFIKKLESHTGSTLSAAGEIYAIKTELYSPPAENTVIDDFVISLQVALKGYKISYVPQALATEQPSASIGEESKRKIRIAAGAFQVLFSWSRPLNIFRYPMLAFQYISHKVFRWLLAPLAIPFLFVVNLLLVITGETNTFYQAILTMQTIVYLLALFGYLMRKNQLRWKGFFLPYYLLMMNYATLLGFYRYLKGSQHAAWEKAKRKE; this comes from the coding sequence ATGCTGGAAATACTATTTTGGCTGTTGGCCGGCATCTTGTTTTACACCTATGCCGGATATACATTGGTATTACTTTGCCTAAGGCTTTTTAAGAAAAACAGGCCTCCCAGGCTTCCTTCCGACGATAATTTTCCGGAGGTGAGTATGGTCGTGGCAGCCTATAATGAGGCTGCAATTGCTCAGCAAAAGATCAACAACTGCAGACAACTCAATTATCCAAAAGAGAAACTTCAGATAATTTGGGTCACAGACGGGTCAGACGATGGCACTGAAAAAATTATCGCCGCCAACCCCGATATGATCTCTCTTCATTCTGGGGAAAGAAAAGGAAAAACTGCTGCAATTAACAGAGCCATGAAGTTCGTAAAAACACCAGTCACTGTTTTCTCCGATGCCAATACATTTTTAACCGCCGACTCAGTAAAATGGCTTGCAGCCGCACTTTCTGATAAGAATGTTGGTTGTGCCGCCGGTGAAAAGCGCATTGTATCCCATCAAAAAGATACCGCTACTGGCTCAGGCGAAGGATTTTACTGGAATTATGAATCGTTCATAAAAAAACTTGAGTCTCATACAGGATCAACCCTATCGGCCGCAGGTGAAATCTATGCCATTAAAACAGAATTGTATTCCCCTCCCGCCGAAAACACTGTCATCGATGATTTTGTAATTTCGTTGCAGGTGGCTTTGAAAGGCTACAAAATTTCCTACGTGCCTCAAGCATTGGCTACCGAGCAACCTTCGGCCTCGATTGGCGAAGAAAGTAAAAGAAAAATCCGTATTGCAGCCGGGGCCTTTCAGGTACTTTTTAGCTGGAGCCGGCCATTGAATATTTTCAGATACCCCATGCTGGCTTTTCAATACATTTCGCACAAGGTGTTTCGCTGGCTTCTGGCACCACTGGCAATTCCTTTTCTGTTTGTGGTTAACCTGCTACTCGTAATAACCGGAGAGACAAATACTTTTTACCAGGCAATTCTTACAATGCAGACCATCGTATACCTACTTGCATTGTTTGGATACTTGATGCGCAAAAATCAACTTCGATGGAAGGGATTCTTTTTACCCTATTACCTGCTAATGATGAACTATGCCACCCTCTTAGGTTTCTACCGCTACCTTAAAGGTTCGCAACATGCTGCCTGGGAAAAGGCTAAAAGAAAGGAATAG
- a CDS encoding RNA pseudouridine synthase yields the protein MSSDLDIIFEDNHIIAVNKGNHDLVQGDKTGDASLDRRLKSYLKEKYNKPGEVFLGVTHRLDRPVSGVVLFARTSKALARLNKLFSEGGIKKTYWAITRNRPPAESDTLVCYMKKNEKQNKSYCYDEAVKDSKRAELHYSLIGHSDRYYLLEVNLKTGRHHQIRAQLARMGCPIKGDLKYGDDRSNEDGGISLHARRIEFIHPVKNEPVDLVASTPVTEKLWNLFK from the coding sequence ATGAGTTCCGATCTTGATATAATATTTGAAGACAACCACATTATTGCTGTAAACAAAGGCAATCACGACCTGGTTCAAGGCGATAAAACCGGCGATGCTTCGCTGGACAGACGGCTTAAAAGCTATCTGAAAGAAAAATACAATAAACCAGGCGAAGTTTTTCTGGGGGTCACGCATCGGCTCGACAGACCTGTGAGTGGTGTAGTGTTGTTTGCTCGCACCAGCAAAGCATTGGCAAGACTTAACAAATTGTTTAGTGAGGGAGGTATAAAAAAAACATATTGGGCCATTACACGAAATAGGCCACCGGCAGAATCTGATACGCTGGTATGTTACATGAAGAAAAACGAAAAGCAGAATAAATCTTATTGCTACGACGAAGCGGTGAAGGATTCTAAGCGGGCAGAACTTCATTATTCCCTTATAGGACATTCCGACCGTTACTATTTGCTCGAAGTGAACCTGAAAACAGGCAGGCATCACCAGATCAGGGCTCAGCTTGCCCGTATGGGTTGCCCCATTAAAGGCGACCTGAAATATGGCGACGATCGCTCGAATGAAGATGGAGGTATTTCCTTGCATGCCCGAAGGATAGAGTTTATTCATCCTGTAAAAAATGAACCAGTTGACCTGGTTGCCTCCACACCTGTCACCGAAAAGCTTTGGAACCTTTTTAAGTAG